A single Cucumis sativus cultivar 9930 unplaced genomic scaffold, Cucumber_9930_V3 scaffold78, whole genome shotgun sequence DNA region contains:
- the LOC101207441 gene encoding inositol-3-phosphate synthase → MFIDSFKVESPNVTYSDHEIHSIYNYETTELLHENRNGTYQWIVKPKSVQYQFKTDIRVPKLGMMLVGWGGNNGCTLTGGIIANREGISWATKDKVQQANYFGSLTQASSIRVGSIDGEEIYAPFKSLLPMVNPDDVVFGGWDISDMNLADAMARAKVLDIDLQKQLRPYMESMVPLPGIFDPDFVAANQGSRANNVIKGTKKEQLQQIIKDIREFKEKSKVDKIVVLWTANTERYSNVIVGLNDTMENLLASVDKNESEISPSTLYAIACVLENVPFINGSPQNTFVPGLIDLAIHRNSLIGGDDFKSGQTKMKSVLVDFLVGAGIKPTSIVSYNHLGNNDGMNLSAPQTFRSKEISKSNVVDDMVSSNGILYEPGEHPDHVVVIKYVPYVADSKRAMDEYTSEIFMGGKSTIVLHNTCEDSLLAAPIILDLVLLAELSTRIQFKAEGEGKFHSFHPVATILSYLTKAPLVPPGTPVVNALSKQRAMLENIMRACVGLAPENNMILEYK, encoded by the exons ATGTTCATCGATAGCTTTAAGGTTGAATCCCCCAATGTTACTTACTCCGATCATGAGATTCATTCCATTTACAATTACGAAACTACAGAGCTCCTTCATGAGAACAGAAATGGAACTTATCAGTGGATTGTCAAACCCAAATCCGTTCAATATCAATTCAAGACTGATATTCGTGTCCCCAAATTAGG GATGATGCTTGTCGGATGGGGTGGAAACAATGGCTGTACTCTCACTGGTGGTATCATTGCCAATCGGGA AGGGATTTCTTGGGCAACTAAGGATAAAGTTCAGCAAGCTAATTATTTTGGGTCCTTAACTCAAGCATCTTCCATCAGGGTTGGTTCTATTGATGGTGAAGAGATCTATGCTCCTTTTAAGAGCCTACTTCCTATG GTAAATCCTGATGATGTTGTGTTTGGAGGGTGGGACATAAGTGACATGAACTTGGCTGACGCCATGGCTAGAGCCAAGGTTCTTGATATTGATTTGCAAAAGCAATTGAGACCTTACATGGAATCCATGGTCCCGCTTCCTGGAATCTTCGATCCTGATTTTGTTGCTGCCAATCAGGGCTCACGAGCCAATAATGTTATCAAAGGCACCAAGAAAGAACAACTTCAGCAAATTATTAAAGATATCAG GGAATTTAAGGAGAAGAGTAAGGTGGACAAAATTGTAGTGCTGTGGACTGCCAACACAGAGAGGTATAGTAATGTGATTGTGGGGCTAAATGACACTATGGAAAATCTTCTGGCTTCTGTGGACAAAAACGAGTCGGAGATATCTCCTTCCACATTGTATGCAATTGCTTGTGTCCTTGAAAATGTCCCTTTCATCAATGGTAGCCCACAGAACACTTTTGTCCCAG GGTTGATTGATTTAGCCATCCATAGAAATAGTTTGATTGGTGGGGACGATTTTAAGAGTGGTCAAACTAAGATGAAATCTGTTCTGGTCGACTTTCTTGTTGGTGCTGGTATTAAG CCAACATCAATAGTGAGCTACAACCATCTGGGAAACAATGATGGAATGAATCTCTCAGCTCCTCAAACCTTCAGATCCAAGGAAATCTCAAAGAGTAATGTCGTTGATGACATGGTCTCCAGCAATGGCATTCTCTATGAGCCTGGCGAGCATCCTGACCATGTGGTGGTGATCAAG TATGTTCCTTATGTCGCCGATAGTAAGAGGGCCATGGATGAGTACACTTCAGAGATATTCATGGGTGGGAAAAGCACCATAGTGTTGCACAACACATGTGAGGACTCTCTCTTGGCGGCTCCGATTATACTTGATTTGGTTCTTCTTGCTGAACTCAGCACTCGCATTCAATTCAAGGCCGAAGGAGAG GGAAAGTTCCACTCTTTCCACCCTGTGGCCACCATCCTCAGTTACCTTACAAAGGCTCCACTT GTACCGCCAGGCACGCCTGTGGTGAATGCTTTATCAAAGCAGCGCGCAATGCTTGAGAATATAATGAGAGCTTGTGTTGGGTTGGCACCTGAGAACAACATGATTTTGGAGTACAAGTGA